The following nucleotide sequence is from Nitrosopumilus adriaticus.
GTACCATATCAGGATGCATTCTTCGAAGCTGCTGGAGTCATTACCACAGGAGGACTATCAGCAGGGGTTATTGATTTAGAGACAGATCCTGCAACAAAAATCGTCTTTGGATTCTTAATGATTTTTGGCAGATTAGAAATTATTGCGATAATTTACATATTTGTGCCTAAACTAAGTTGAAAAATAATTATTTTTACCACAACTAGATACTCAGAACATCCATCATTTCATGTCAATTAACTACGAGTAGGTAAATTGGATAGAATTTAATTTCATTAGACAGAGGTAGAGATTATGGAGAGTCAATTTGAAAAAAGTTTGAGCAAAGGCAAAAAGTTAATCATACTAGGATTCATCACAATTGCAATTCTATTTTACCTATATTCAAGATATCAAGATCCTGAATTACTTACACCTGCAGCAATTGACTCAATACAGAGAATAGCCTATGGATTTTACATTACTTTAGTTGCAGCATTTGGGGCAATTACTATTGGATTGTATAGGTATTGTAAAGGCAAAGTTCTCGGAAAACAAAAAGATCTATCAACAATAATCGCATTAACTGTATGGAATTCAAAATCACGCAGAATATTTGTTGTGATATTTATCGGATATGGAATATTCTTCTCACTAATTTCAGGAACTTTAGTGTATCAGCCAGAAGTAAATTTTGCAATTCACTATGGTGCAACAATTCCATCAGGGTTTATCGCTCCATGCTGTGACGGTCCGGGATATATGCCAAAAATCATAGTATATCTAACAGAACACGTAGGATTGCAAATAATCCCAATAAATTTAGTATTGCAAATCACCGTCTCATATCTAGTCGGATTAAATGCTGCAATAGCTGTTAGTGCATACAGTATTTCAAAAAAGGGTAGAGGAATGAGCTCCATAGGGGCAGCAACAGGATTATTCATAGCATGTCCAACATGCGCAGGAACGTTTTTGTCAATATTTATTGGAACTGCAAGTGGAATTGCCCTATCAATAGCATTAGCGCAAATGCAGACATTTTTCATTGCAATCTCAATTCCAGTTTTAATTATCACACCATATGTAATGGCTAGAAAATTAAGGAATGCAGACGGTAGTTGTAAAATAGACACTAAGTGAATTTCTTGACTTCAGGAATTTTATGATTGCCGATATCATAACCATCACGTCTAAGATACTTTAGTGTAAGTTTGTACAATAATTCGTCATGTTCTACCTTATCTAAAATTTCAGTCCACAAAACCCTTCCATTTTCTTCTATGAATTTTTTAAAATCAGGATTCATAGATTCTGCTATATCTTTACATTCATCAAATGTTTTTCCGTTTTTATATGCACGAACACGTCTATCACAGCTATCCATACATGAATAATGTAAAAATTCTAAATAAACTTAGTTTACCAGGGTTCAAACAAATAGAAGATAAAAAATCAGGGAGTATGGGAATAACGTCGGCCTCAGAATATGTGGATTTTTTTGTAAATCTCAATATGGGTGAAAATGTTAGTTTGCTCAGTTTTATTAACAATGAGAAAACAGTACTCAAAAAAAATTTAGACTTGAAAAATATCGATAAAGAACCAATTAAGAAAGGAATAGAAATTTTAGAATTACTAGTAAAAGAGATTAATGATATTGGAGAAAAAGCAGTACTGGGAAAATATCATAAATAATCTTAGGGAAAAGCATGGACAAAAATTCACAGATAATTAGAACTGAAATTATTCGAATTCTTAATGAAAATGGGAAAATTCGAGGCACAGAACTAGCAAAAAGAGTAATTAAAAAAATGGGAAATGAAAAAACAGTGTATAGGGAAATTAGTGCATTAGTTGAGGCAGGCGAAATAGAAAAAAAAGTCCTCAGCAGATCACACATAGAATATGAATTGATAAATTTATACGAATCAGTTAACAATCAACTCAAAAATTTACATAAAGAGATTGAAACAGTCTATGAAGAAATAAAAAACTATAGTACGTTAAGTAATGAGGAGAAATTCTCATATCATGAAAGACTAAGAGCCATAATCCACTTGATACACATAGTCCAATCAACTGACGGAATAATGAAATTGTTATCATACTATCCAGCATTTAAAAAAGACAAAATGTTCTCACAAATTAATAGGAAGATTGAGGATTGCTGGAAAATAATCATGGAGGATATCGCACATCAGCCAGAAGAAGATTTCTTAAATGAAATACTTGCAAATTTGAGAGTATCACAAATGGATTCAAACAACGTTAATTGAATTTTTTTAGTTTCTCTACAATTACTTTGAGAATTTCTTCATCATCAAGTAGAATTAATGGGAAGTTATTCTCTTCACTGGCCTTACGAAATTCAGTGTCTTTGGTTACTATGATCATGTCATTCTCACGGGCATAATTAATGATAGAATAGTCAGAACCTAGTTTTTTGCCTTCTAACTGAAGTTTCCGTACACTTTGAGCATCATAACCTAGATTTTTTAAACGTTCATCCATTCCATCTAAATTTTCATCAACTAAAATTTTCATAATTTTTTATCATTCAAATTCAATATTAGTGTAAACATAAAGTAAATCATCAAATACTTATTTTCAATTAAAATATAAATTTCTCATGGATGTAAAAAAAGAGGATAAATCAGAGAGATCTAAAATTGAGCATATTGCATACTACAAGTCATTAACCCAAATCATTTCAAATATTCAAAAAGAAAAAGAGCAAGAAAACGAGCAAGCTGTCAAAGATCATCTAGATAACAGAATTGACGCGATGGAAAAAGACAGAATTAGAATAAAAGAGATGTTTCCAGAGATTAAAGAGGAAGAATGGAATGGCCACACCAACTGAAAAAAACCACAATAAGCACTTGGACTTGCTTCAAGACTACAAAATCCACCTCATAAAATACATCGAAGAGTTAGAAAAACTAGACAAGCAATCAGAATTTGCAAAAAAATGGAATGAAACCATCATAAAAGAAAGAAGACAAGAAGTTCAAGTTGTGGATAAAATCATAAAGAATTTGATTAGATTTTAATCATGATATTTTTGTGTTAAATCATAAAGATTATTACAAAAATTATCAACGTGTTCTGAAGATATACCATCAAACCATGCCAACTCTTTATCCATACTAAATTTTTTTGTATTAAATGGGATTTTAGCATGTATCAGTTCATCCTTGAATAATTGAATAATTTCTTCTTGCTCTTTTTTTGTTAGTTCATAATTACAAGTAATCAAATCAATTTGAACGTGATATTTTTCGTCATTGGGATTTATTCGTGCCTTGATGAATGGTTTGTTTAGCTGCTGGCACTCTCTGAAATGTTTGTCATACTCGAACATTTTAGAATCGCCAAGATATTTGTGAAAAGTCATTAGTTTGAAAGAAATTAAATAAACAATCTCTAAAGATTCAAAGTAATTTTCTTTATACGAGTAATTAATCTAATTTTTGCATCAATTGGCATTTCAGGTTCCATAGTAAAATACACGATGTTTCTTTTTGTATAAATTACCATTTGAGAGACTTTCTCTCGCTCTACATGGACATATCTAACCTTTCCAAGTGAACGATCAAATTCTTTTCTCATTGATCTTCGTTGAGCAACCTGCTGACAGAAATGTTCTTCCTCTTTTTGATTTTTAAGGTTGGTTTTACCAGTCTTCATAATAGCTTCACGTATGTTGCCTTTGGGATCAATAATAGCCGCAAATCTCATTTTAGGATCCAAGTTTAATATTTTCTGAACAATCTCCAAAAGATCAGTTTTTTTTGCAGATGCCATGTGAATTAAAAAATAATTTTGCTAAATATAAGCTATCAAACACTTTAAAGATAAAGTACGCAGAATTATAGTTAAATTCATTTGAGAATATGACAATTCATGAATGAATCAATTCTAAAGGTTCTGGAAAAATTAGAAGAACAGTCATCACTTGAAAAATCTAGGAAAGTCAATGTTTTACCAGAAGACAGGATGCTTGCAATAACCAAAGAAACAGGGGAATTACTTAACATGATTTTACGCCTAAAAAATGCAAAAAATATGCTAGAAATAGGCATGTCAGTAGGATATTCGACAATTTGGTGTGCAGAAGCAATCAAAGAGCATTCAGGGAAAATCATATCAATTGAGCACACCCCGTCAAAAATCAAAAGAGCTAAAGAAAATTTTCTAAAAGCCGGAATTGAAGACATAATCATCATCAAGGAGGGAGAAGCAATGAATATTCTAAAGGAATTTAGTAAGAAAGAAAACTACAGAAATTTTTTTGATTTTGTTTTAATTGATGCAGATAAGGAAAATATCATAGAATATTTTGACACAGTCCTTCCAATGGTTTCATTGCAAGGAGTGATAATTACAGACAATATGTTGTATCCAGAAAAATATAGAGAAGATATGAAAAAATATTCAAATTATTTAAAAACAAATCCCAACATCATAACCATAACATCAGAAATTGGAAATGGTGAAGAGATTACAATTAAAATAAAATGATTACTTTTTATCTTTTTTAATTTTTTTTGCAGAAGATTTCTTAGTTTGAGATTTTGTAGATTTGGACTTTTTTTCAAGGGATTTTAATTTTTTACTTTTGGCATCAATTTGTTTTTTAATTTTTTCTTGCTCTTGTTTTAATTTTTTATTTTTAATTTTAATTTGCTTTTCTATTTTTTCATGCTTCTTTCGGAGTGAATCATAAATTTTTTCTTCTTTTTTAATTTGGGCAGTTAATTTGATCTGAGATTTTAGTTTTTCCTTTTCTTGTTGGGTCTTTTTTGAAATTAGTTCTTTTTCTTTTGAAATGTGATTGATTAAATCAAGTCTACTTTCTTTAGCTTGAATTAATTCCTCTTCTTGTTTTTGAATTAATTTTCTTAATTTTTCTGATTCCTCAAATTTTGCTTTTTCTGCATTGACTTGAGAAACAATTTCTGCATATTCTGTTTTGGTTTTTTCCAATTCTTCTTGTTTTGATTTAATCTCATGGGCGATTTTTGCCTGCTCTGCTAGGCGTGATTTTTGCTCTTCAGCCATTATAGCTAATAATTTCTGTTCATGTTCTACCTGTTTTTCAATTTCTTCCTGTTCGATTTGAGCTTGTACCAATTGCTTTTTTTGCTCAGTTAATTCGGTTTTTATTTTATTTTTTTCAGTATCAATTTGTTTCAGTATTTTTTCCCTATCTTTTTTAACTTTGATTAACTCCTCTTTTTGGGAAATAATTTCTTGCGATAGTTTTGTTTGGGTTTGAATCCTTTCTCGTTCTTCTTTAATTTGTAATTCGAGTGTAGATTTTTCTTGGGTTAATTTTTGCTCATATTCTTTTCTGTGATTGATAAGTTGGGTTAATTTTGTACGCTGATGAGTAAGCTCATTAGAGATTTTTTCTTGTTGTTGAATTTTTTGTTCTTCATTTTGAATATGAGTGGAGATTTCTACAAGTTCTTTGGAATCATTATTTTGATTCCATCCCTTTGGCATACTTCCACGTATATCATTTTTTGATTCAGAAAGTATCAAATCTTCTTTGTGTTGTGAGGAATGTTTTGGTGTTTGAGTTAATTCAAGAACTCCATCTTGTGATCGAATAGATGAATTGAGTTTTGATTCTAGATATTTTATGTCAGATTGATAAAGTGATTTGTTATTTACAATCATGTCATGGATATGCTGTAATCTTCCAGGATCACCAACGCCTAACTCAATGAGTTCTTTAATTTTATACAGTAATTCATTGTCTTCATTACCAGATTCATCTTCAAGTGAGAAGGATGAGTTTAGTTTGCTTTCTAGATAAACTTGATCTGAGTGATATAGGGGCTCCCTATTTTTTACATATTCTAGTATGTGATACAATCTACCAGCATCACCATTACCAGAATCAATTAAGGAGTTTATTTTTTCAATGGTTTCGGTTAAGCTCAATTGGTTCAAGTTTTCTGGCCTCTTTTGATTCTTTTTTATATAATTTGGTAAAGATAACTGTTTAAAAAAAATTCACATATACATGAATTTTAGGTGATTTAGCACAAAATTCAAACCCAATTATTTTCACTAATGTAAAAACATTGCAAAGATCATCAGGCAAACTATTGCCGTTTATTAATTAGAACTAAATACCTTCGATATGAAAACAGGGTTTCCAGTAATTATAATAGGATCAGTCATGTTTGTTGCAGGTCTAGTAATGTTCTACTCTATAGAACTTGGTCAGACAGATTCAATTTTACGATTAATCAAAAACATTGGAACATTTATCGGTCTGGCTGGAATGGGTGTTACTTTGGCAGGAATTTTACTAAACTTGATTAGTAAAAATCAACAACCAATACAAGAAAATTTTGATGTATAATCACTAGGAAACATTAGGTAGTCATCAGAAAATATCTGTACATATTATTTCAAAACTAAATTATATCTTCAAATTTTAGATGGATTGTAAATGCCAGGCAAATTTTGGATTGGATCAATCTATTTGAAAGATGAGGGGGGTTATGAGATAGTAATCAAGTCATTGAATCATTATAGAAATAGACTGAAAACCATTGGTAATAGTCCAGAGTTAAAAGATGCGGCTGCAATGTTTTCATCAGTTTTAAATCAACAAGCAGTAAAAACAATCCCCAAAATTGATGAAATGTTACTAAAAATACAAAATAGTCTATCAGATACTAATGAATTGAAGAAATTAGAAGAAGATATTCCATTTATAGAAAAAGCCCTTTCTTGTTATGATGCAGACATAAAGAAAGCACAAGACACCGGTCACGAATATTTTGTGAAACTTATTGGTAATATGGTTGAAGCTAGAGACGATCTAAATACCATAAAAATTGCATTGCAAAAAATAAAACAATTTTCAGAATAATTTTACAATCCTTGCAAATACCAATCCAAGTATGGCATTAAAGCCTTGCATTGCTTCTTTTTTTCGGATTCATCATCTAAATCTAAAATCTTTTGCATTTTACCCTGAAGGTATTCAGATGTTAAATTGCTTTTAAATTCAGGCATCATTTTTTCTAGAACTTCTAGAATTTGTGTTGAAGATGCATTCTCAAAGTCATCAATGATCATAGAGACTTTTTCTGCTAACGACATAAGATTATTTTAAAAATCCCATTATTATTTGATTCAGCTAGAGAACGTCTTCATCATCCCAAGTAAGGCGAAATTTTCCAGTTACTCTAAACATGTGCAGTTTTCCACCTTTCTTGAAATTTAATTTATATGATTTATGTGAGGATTCTTCGATGTCTATACTGACATTGTCTTTTATGGTTTGAAAGACGATTGGATTATTAGAAATTTGTTTCCAGTCATTTTCATCAAAATCAAGGTAAAATTTTGTATATAACAATCCCATAATTATGGGTGCACTATCCCGAATAAATAACTAGATGAGATTCTATTTATTTAATGAATTTTGAGGCATCATAAATTCCAAATAACTGACTATAGCTGGAAATATAATCTCAGAATGAGGATCATTTCGAATTATTTCAAAAACCTTGTGAATTAGTTGTTGTATTTCCAAGTGCTCATCTTTGTACAATGTCTTTTTAGGATTTTTAACAGCATCCAAAATTGTAAATCCATTATCCGTTTGTAGCAGATTTCTTAATATCAAATTAGCCATGTTTATTTTTTCATCAATGTCTTTATGCGGATAATCAGTATCCAGTCGCTTAATCAGAGACTTTAAATCATGAAAATAATTTGTAGTGTTTCGTTCTACTTGATGTTGGGATTTTACCTCAAAATTGTTTGAAGGAGTATAAAATTTCATATTTGCTTTTGTAATTACAGTGATGATTTCTTTATCAATTAGCATATCGCGTGTTTTTTCAAATGTTGTTTTTGCCATAAATTCTGGAACAATTAATTTCATCAATGCATTATGGTGCAAATCTGGATTTTTTCGAATTATTTCAAGAACTATCCTCTCACGCTCATATGTTTTCAGATTAGGCTCATATTGACTCATTTTAACTAGGTCGACCTATATTATACAGGTCACCTATTAATCAATATCGGTCTTGAAGTTTACAGAGAAATTATCCATCGATATTAAATACAAATTTTGTGAGACAAATCACCTAACACATGTGGGGTTTGATGAGAAATCATCAATATTTCACAGTAAATAATACCTAATTTTTGTACGTTCAAGGCATTCAAACATCTGAATATTATCCCAAAAACTCATGAAGATTATGGGATTTTACAATTCAACTATTTTGGTGATTGAGGATAGTAAGGCAGTACGAATTATGCTATCTCAATATATTAAAAAAATTGGATTTAGCAAAATTATCGAATCTGAAACGGGTGAAGAGGGAATTAGAAAATTTAATGAATTAGTGGAGATTGAAATCACACCCATTGTTTTTGTAGGATATCATTTGCCAGACATGAGTGCAGCTGAAATAATTCCAAACATATTATCAAAAATGCCAATTACAAAAATTATTCTAGAAACATCAAAAGACAGACATGAAGAATCAGTTCGAAGCTTATTTTCATTAGGGATTTCTCATTATATGCCAAAACCATTACGTTTTGAAAATATGAAAGAGGTGATCAGAACAATAAAAGAGGAATTTGAGCTTGATGAGACATTGGGGGTGGAGACAGAATCAGATAGAATCAAGGAACATTTGAAAGCAGTTCATCGAACGAGCATAACTAGAATTTCACAAAATTGTGGATTGTCAACAAAACAAGTTTTAACATATTTACAGAAATTAAAGTCTAAAGGAGATGTCATGCAAATGAATTCAATTAGAGAAATTTTATGCTCCAATTGCAATTCAGTTAATACATCAACAATATTTTCTTGCCCAAAATGTGCAAGTTCAAATTTTTCTGAAACAAGATTAATAGAGCATTATGATTGTGGCTCAGTTCATCCAGATATTATGTTTAAAGATGATATTTGCCCCCAATGTCAAAAAGAGATCAAAGCATTAGGAGTGGATTATAGAATAATGTCAAATTTATTTATCTGTAAAGACTGCACAGAAAGATTCCCAAATCCAGATATTGATATGAACTGCATCAAATGTGGGAATAAATTTACCTTCTTTGATGGGAAATGGATTGACAGTCCAACATTCATGTGGATGAAAGAGCCATTAGAATCTGAGAATACTGATGAGGAAATCACCAATCAAGAGATTATGAATACAATTTCCAATTCAAATCAGATGGTATAATTTGTTTATTGTTTAAGCCCATATCCAATAAGCTTAAGTTTAGAATTATTCTAAAAAAAATCATGGATCTAAATGAATTGCATCAAAAAGAGATTGATTCGCTTAGAGATGAAAATATCGAATTGAGAAACAAAGTAAAAAAACTCGAAGAGAGAATTCAGGAATTAGAGAAAAAATGACCTCATTTGAAGAGAAAATTAGAGAAAAGATGGTAAAACAGAAAGAAAAGTATGAAGAATATAAGAAAAAAGAAGGGGATTCAGACCTGCTCTTTAATGAAAAAGACAATAAGAGCAAAATCAAAGATGAAGAATGACTGAAAAATCTACTGATGTTTACTCAGAAATTGATGAAGAGTTGGAGTTCACAGACGAGCAAACTCAAGAACTTTTGAAGTTAAACGAAAAAGAAATCCAAATTTTAATTCTTTCAGAATTAAAAAAAATCACATCACTTCTTAATCAAAGAAAATCAAAGAGATGAAACTTGAAATCATAATTGCGTTGATTTTGATTGGGACATTTGGAATAAGTGAATCATTTGCAAAAGAATCAAAAATTCCCAATTGGGTATTGCAGGTTTATGGCTTTTGGATAGAAGATAAAATTTCAGATGTAGAACTAGTTAATGCAGTAAAATTCCTAAATGAAAACAACATCTTGCCATTAGCACTACAAAAGGAATATGACTATAAATCAAATTTTTTATTGACTGTATTGTATGAAGACTTTGCATACAAAGAAAATTCGTGTGATGATGGATGGTATGTTACAGGATACTTCATACCTGTAGAATCAGATTACTCCAGTCATATATTCGAAATTAAAATTGATGATCATCTCTTCGAATATGATTATGATTTTGTAAATTCTGTGAAAATGGAAGGATGGGGCAGAACAAATGATGGGGATTATTTGGGGTGGTATTCAAATGAATTTCATCTAAATAAAATCCCGCTAGATAATTTTGGAAACTCACTAAAAGTTGGAACCATTGCCATTGATCCTTCATTATATGAATTAGGCTCAAAAATATTCATTTCAACTCTGCTTGAGCCATGGGATGAAGTAATTTTTACTGCCAATGATGTCGGAGAATCAGTAAAGAACAAGCACATTGATGTTTTTACAGGAGAAGGTAGTCAGGCTGAAGAGGAGACCTACAGGATTACAGGATACAACAATGTCGCATGTTTTATTGATGAATAATTTTCAGGTTTAATTTTTTAATATTCACTTTAGAATCTATGAATTTATGAATACTTTGGAGTTTGACACTATAATCATTTCAGCCATTGAAACTGGAATGTTTTCTTTATTTGAAATATCAAGAATTTCATCAACATGTAATTCTTTCAAGTGTTTTATGAATTCCTTCTCCTCAATATCATTTCGTTTGTAATTGCAAGAGGTGAAAACACAGTTGAAATTCATTGGTTTCGGTTGAATTTTGTGCATTTTTATCCTTTATTCATAAAATAGAGGACTTCTTTTAATGCTAAAAATGTCATTTCACATTATTGCAAAAAACATCCCTCATGTTCGGATTGATAGTTATTTTCTTTATTGGGATGATTTCAATTGTAACAGCTGACTCTGACGAACAGTATTTGGAGATCAAAAAAATCTATGATGATCAGAGATGGGATCTTGAAAAAGAATTCAAAGAAAAATTCAAAGAATCAAGTAATTTCTTTAAAGATCAAAAACAAGCAATCCAGGAAAAAAGTAAATCTGATCCAACATTAACTGCTGAACAAATCAATCAAATGCTAAGAGATGTTTTTTATGAGTTTGTTGATAGACAAGAAGAAATCAAAACAGAATACAAATCCAAAGTAGATGCACTTGATGCAATGTTTGAAAAAAAATTTGAAGAATTTGATGATGGGATTCCACTTTGGATTAAAAAAGTGACTGAATTAAGGAATGAAGGAAAAATCTCCGATTCCGAATATGTTAATTTTTTGTCATTTTTACTCAGTAATGGCATAATAGTAGATGAGCAATTGAGATTTTTATCTTAACTAAACGCATATTTTTTGACAATATTCCATTTGTCAATGTCTTCATGGAATTTTTGAATCCACATTCCAGTTACTTTAAAATGATCTTTGATTGAAATAGAATTTGCTAATTTTTGCTGCTCATCTTGATTCATTTTTTTGTAAATCAAACTTGCGTGTGGAATAAACTCATATTTTGAAAAATATTCAAGAGGTTCTGTTAATTTTTTGTTTATTCTTATCAATTGCTCATTTGGCTTAAATTCAACAAACAATGTCTTCCAAAAAACATCTGAATATGAAATTTTACTTTTTTCAATTACAAAAGATTTTTGCCCTTGGATACTATTTGTAACGATTTTATCTAATTTCTCAAGATCTACATCAACTAATCCATAAGCAGTAATGTGAGGTTTGAATGACTGAGAGTTATATTTTGTACTCAATTCTTGAATAATATTTGTAAAATACTCTGCATCATTTTTTTCAAATACAAACCAAACAGCATACATTATGATTTGGTTAAATTCTACAATTTTTAATTATAACGTGAGTTATTGCCAACTAACTACGCACAAAAGGGGACGTAATCGTTCATAAAAATAAATTTTCAGATTTCTAACAATTTTTGTTCTAGTTGTTCCATTTTTTCATCACCACATTCCTCTGTATTCTCAATTGCACAGAATTCCCGTACTTCATTAAATGCATCAAGACATGATTGTAATTCTTCAGGATTAAGATTGTCTTCACTACATGCAATCATCATTGCTTCATAATTTATTGTAAATTGCTCTAACATCCATCTTTTGGTATCCATGCTTTCTAAAATATCGAAATCACCAATACTAGTTCCAAAATAAACAATCCCTGCAAGTATGGGTAAAATCAGAAGAAATTTTAATTTAGATTTCATTATCGATGACATTGCCCAATTATTTGATTGACCATATTTATAGATCAAAATTTAGAATTATGAACTTGAACATATTGGAAAAAAATTAATCTTAATGAATAGCCTTTCTTACTTTTAATTGTCAATTCAGTGATTCTTGAATTCTATCGGTATCAGTAAACTGTCTGAACTGAACAATTTTGTTATCTTGGATATGATAAACATGTGAAAATGAAACATCAAAAGATTTCCCAGTATTTGAGATA
It contains:
- a CDS encoding DUF5615 family PIN-like protein, encoding MKILVDENLDGMDERLKNLGYDAQSVRKLQLEGKKLGSDYSIINYARENDMIIVTKDTEFRKASEENNFPLILLDDEEILKVIVEKLKKFN
- a CDS encoding DUF6659 family protein, whose translation is MASAKKTDLLEIVQKILNLDPKMRFAAIIDPKGNIREAIMKTGKTNLKNQKEEEHFCQQVAQRRSMRKEFDRSLGKVRYVHVEREKVSQMVIYTKRNIVYFTMEPEMPIDAKIRLITRIKKITLNL
- a CDS encoding O-methyltransferase; amino-acid sequence: MNESILKVLEKLEEQSSLEKSRKVNVLPEDRMLAITKETGELLNMILRLKNAKNMLEIGMSVGYSTIWCAEAIKEHSGKIISIEHTPSKIKRAKENFLKAGIEDIIIIKEGEAMNILKEFSKKENYRNFFDFVLIDADKENIIEYFDTVLPMVSLQGVIITDNMLYPEKYREDMKKYSNYLKTNPNIITITSEIGNGEEITIKIK
- a CDS encoding response regulator, which encodes MGFYNSTILVIEDSKAVRIMLSQYIKKIGFSKIIESETGEEGIRKFNELVEIEITPIVFVGYHLPDMSAAEIIPNILSKMPITKIILETSKDRHEESVRSLFSLGISHYMPKPLRFENMKEVIRTIKEEFELDETLGVETESDRIKEHLKAVHRTSITRISQNCGLSTKQVLTYLQKLKSKGDVMQMNSIREILCSNCNSVNTSTIFSCPKCASSNFSETRLIEHYDCGSVHPDIMFKDDICPQCQKEIKALGVDYRIMSNLFICKDCTERFPNPDIDMNCIKCGNKFTFFDGKWIDSPTFMWMKEPLESENTDEEITNQEIMNTISNSNQMV
- a CDS encoding 3D domain-containing protein; the protein is MKLEIIIALILIGTFGISESFAKESKIPNWVLQVYGFWIEDKISDVELVNAVKFLNENNILPLALQKEYDYKSNFLLTVLYEDFAYKENSCDDGWYVTGYFIPVESDYSSHIFEIKIDDHLFEYDYDFVNSVKMEGWGRTNDGDYLGWYSNEFHLNKIPLDNFGNSLKVGTIAIDPSLYELGSKIFISTLLEPWDEVIFTANDVGESVKNKHIDVFTGEGSQAEEETYRITGYNNVACFIDE